The Mercurialis annua linkage group LG2, ddMerAnnu1.2, whole genome shotgun sequence genome contains a region encoding:
- the LOC126670138 gene encoding uncharacterized protein LOC126670138 codes for MRTLLSLRQPPSPCLTSNLHSSCTSFLYSFRPSRRFHFLSPCSSLKQSKKAQQTLQKSPQSVRWFLNTKNSDDDDDKGRKGDEDDGELQNETAIKGTLLAGVLLVGVVGGFGAVGYVYRDQLNAFLTHFSGLIEGYGPAGYALFVAVYAGLEILAIPAIPLTMSAGLLFGSVIGTIIVSISGTVAASVAFLIARYFARERILKLVEGNKKFLAIDKAIGENGFRVVTLLRLSPLLPFSLGNYLYGLTSVKFVPYVLGSWLGMLPGTWAYVSAGAFGRAIIQEESDIGLVGGNNSLLTLGVGLLVTALAATYVTKLAKDAVKDID; via the exons ATGCGCACGCTTCTGAGTCTCAGGCAACCACCATCGCCATGTCTAACCTCAAATTTACACTCTTCTTGCACCTCATTCCTGTACAGCTTCAGACCCAGTAGACGTTTTCATTTCTTGAGTCCTTGTTCTTCGCTTAAACAATCCAAGAAAGCCCAACAGACTCTTCAAAAGAGTCCTCAGAGTGTAAGGTGGTTCTTGAATACTAAAAATAGCGACGATGATGACGATAAGGGTCGGAAAGGTGATGAGGATGATGGGGAGTTGCAAAATGAAACTGCTATTAAAGGAACCCTTTTGGCTGGTGTTTTGTTAGTGGGTGTTGTTGGTGGATTTGGTGCTGTTGGTTATGTTTATAGGGATCAGCTCAATGCTTTCTTGACTCACTTTTCTGGCCTTATTGAAG GTTATGGACCTGCTGGATATGCTTTATTTGTAGCAGTTTATGCAGGACTTGAA ATTCTGGCAATTCCAGCAATCCCATTAACGATGTCGGCAGGTCTTCTTTTTGGCTCTGTTATTGGCACCATTATTGTCTCTATCAGTGGAACA GTTGCTGCAAGTGTTGCTTTTCTCATAGCTAGATATTTTGCTCGTGAGCGTATTCTTAAACTGGTTGAAGGAAATAAAAAGTTTCTTGCTATTGACAAAGCAATTGGTGAAAATGGGTTTAGAGTTGTCACACTTCTTCGTTTGAGTCCTTTGCTTCCATTTTCTTTGGGGAATTATCTATATGGATTGACATCCGTTAAGTTCGTTCCATACGTTTTGGGAAG TTGGTTAGGAATGCTTCCGGGAACATGGGCTTATGTGAGCGCTGGTGCATTTGGCCGTGCAATTATT CAGGAAGAATCTGATATTGGATTAGTCGGAGGAAATAACTCATTATTAACTCTTGGGGTGGGATTGTTGGTAACAGCATTAGCTGCAACATATGTGACGAAGCTTGCTAAG GATGCAGTGAAAGATATCGACTAG
- the LOC126666929 gene encoding uncharacterized protein LOC126666929, with amino-acid sequence MDGSSSSSYTKNSTTSATSSATTRKKKRLLFDRRYGWVIDEWKEPSAEALAGGRGMFCILPLTKSFLNSASHSINLAANFAVKIFERPDLFTPQAVKKNFDQQLENFNSALRKSEVNHLPLMVKFPSQTPTFSSHLETQTGESQMV; translated from the exons ATGGAcggttcttcttcttcttcttatacAAAAAACTCCACCACCTCTGCTACTTCTTCAGCCACTACTCGAAAAAAGAAGCGCCTCTTGTTTGACCGCCGTTACGGTTGGGT AATCGATGAATGGAAAGAACCCTCAGCGGAAGCTCTAGCAGGAGGTCGCGgcat GTTCTGCATATTGCCTCTTACAAAATCTTTCCTAAATTCAGCTTCTCACTCT ATTAACCTTGCAGCAAATTTTGCTGTCAAAATATTCGAAAGACCAGATCTTTTCACCCCTCAGGCAGTGAAGAAGAATTTTGATCAACAGCTTGAAAATTTCAATTCTGCCCTAAGAAAATCAGAAGTCAACCATTTGCCTCTCATGGTAAAATTTCCATCACAGACTCCAACATTTTCTTCACATTTAGAAACGCAAACCGGAGAATCTCAGATGGTTTGA
- the LOC126668627 gene encoding glutathione S-transferase T3-like: protein MNFQFADEENAHIDSSVNSQFPTQFSVSDGISVPMESNSKKSRGGNFMIDEDLLIVSSWLNISLDAVHGNEQKHKTYWARLWEYFHKYKNFPSERTQGSLMNRWSTIQLATNKFCGCYAQIESRHQSGVNEQDKIANAKLLYHEMNKVKFPFEHCWNILRLQPKWMEDCQKKKPTKKRIQVLSLILVPVQKLK, encoded by the exons ATGAATTTTCAGTTCGCCGATGAAGAAAACGCTCATATTGATTCATCGGTAAATTCTCAATTCCCAACTCAATTTTCAGTTTCTGATGGCATATCTGTTCCTATGGAATCCAATTCCAAAAAATCTCGTGGTGGCAATTTTATGATAGATGAAGATCTTCTCATCGTATCATCATGGCTGAATATTAGTTTAGATGCTGTGCACGGTAATGAACAGAAACACAAAACATATTGGGCACGATTATGggaatattttcataaatataaaaattttccATCAGAACGAACACAAGGTTCTTTGATGAATCGGTGGTCAACAATTCAATTAGCTACTAATAAATTTTGTGGTTGTTATGCTCAAATTGAATCAAGACATCAAAGTGGTGTAAATGAGCAAGACAAG aTCGCTAATGCAAAACTTCTGTACCATGAAATGAACAAAGTTAAATTTCCGTTTGAGCATTGTTGGAATATATTAAGGCTTCAACCAAAATGGATGGAAGATTGTCAAAAgaaaaaaccaacaaaaaaaagGATCCAAGTCCTGTCATTAATCTTAGTCCCAGTTCAGAAACTCAAGTGA
- the LOC126670604 gene encoding uncharacterized protein LOC126670604, with the protein MTLPSNLINFILDDSDSDDELELTISTIGELLNKKRKISLHRGSVFGRTFIRRNRVHGHHKLFHDYFGEDPVYSSTLFRRRFRMNRSLFLRIQSAIEAHDPYFVQKRDAAGYLGLSSLQKITAALRMLAYGVTSDYVDEYVRIGESTATESLKKFVKAIVSIFSEKYMRSLNKNDIDRLLKENESRGFPGMLGSIDCMHWKWKNCPVAWKGMYVGHVREPTIILEAIASHDLWIWHAFFGLPGSHNDINVLDRSFVFSDLAEGRSPPANYSINGHRYSMGYYLADGIYPSWSTFVKTIPYPQSHKHRQFAATHESTRKDVERAFGVLQSRFAIVRGPARFWHRETLKDVMKACIILHNMIVEDERHVSNLDYNYDAFDDTPHISVSHDHTTKFLEFIQRHRRIRDRDIHSQLQQDLIEHIWNIHGSRM; encoded by the coding sequence ATGACACTCCCTTCCAATTTGATCAATTTTATTCTTGATGATTCTGATTCAGATGACGAGTTAGAATTAACAATATCTACTATTGGAGAGCTActcaacaaaaaaagaaaaatatcattACATCGTGGTTCAGTTTTTGGTCGTACTTTTATAAGGCGTAATAGAGTTCATGGACATCATAAACTTTTTCACGATTATTTTGGAGAAGATCCTGTATATTCTTCAACTTTATTTCGAAGGAGATTTCGAATGAATCGGTCTCTTTTTCTCCGTATTCAATCTGCTATAGAAGCTCATGATCCATATTTTGTTCAGAAAAGGGATGCTGCAGGATATTTAGGTTTGTCTTCTCTTCAAAAAATTACTGCTGCATTACGTATGCTTGCTTATGGAGTTACATCAGATTATGTTGATGAATATGTAAGGATTGGAGAAAGTACTGCTACTGAAAGtcttaaaaaatttgttaaagcaattgtttcaattttttcagaGAAATACATGAGGTCTCTGAATAAAAATGACATAGATAGATTGTTAAAAGAAAACGAAAGTCGCGGGTTCCCTGGAATGTTAGGAAGCATTGATTGTATGCATTGGAAATGGAAAAATTGTCCAGTTGCTTGGAAAGGGATGTATGTTGGTCATGTTCGAGAACCGACTATAATTCTTGAAGCTATCGCATCACATGATCTTTGGATATGGCATGCATTTTTTGGACTACCGGGATCACATAATGATATAAATGTTTTAGATCGATCTTTTGTATTTTCAGATCTTGCAGAAGGACGATCTCCACCAGCCAACTATTCAATCAATGGGCATCGGTATTCAATGGGGTATTATCTTGCTGATGGTATTTATCCTTCATGGTCAACATTTGTGAAAACAATTCCATATCCACAAAGTCATAAGCATAGACAGTTTGCCGCAACTCATGAGTCTACAAGAAAAGACGTTGAACGAGCATTTGGGGTATTGCAATCGAGATTTGCCATTGTGCGAGGACCGGCACGTTTTTGGCATCGCGAAACTCTAAAAGATGTTATGAAAGCTTGCATCATATTACACAATATGATTGTTGAAGATGAAAGACATGTCAgtaatttagattataattacGATGCATTTGATGACACTCCACATATTTCAGTTTCGCATGACCATACAACAAAGTTTCTTGAGTTCATTCAACGTCATCGACGCATTCGGGATAGAGATATTCATTCGCAGCTGCAACAAGATCTAATCGAACATATATGGAATATACATGGGAGTCGTATGTAA